In Limanda limanda chromosome 21, fLimLim1.1, whole genome shotgun sequence, a genomic segment contains:
- the LOC133028405 gene encoding gap junction delta-3 protein-like, producing MGEWDYLGGLFDTLQAHSPMLGRFWLLLMLVFRILILGTVASDLFDDEQEEFACNTLQPGCKQVCYDMAFPISQYRFWVFHIVLIATPSLVFLMYAMHHHNKRAGRSQSSITSSQQQREDRRIRRLYIVNVAFRLVAEIGFLVGQWKLYGFKVEAQFPCSRFPCPYTVDCFTSRPAEKTIFLCFYFAVGVLSAFASCAEFLYGSVKWFCLGKKPYPIERTCDCQNCENLKNCKQEEKEEEEELAKGRTGSQSAPGSMRQHGGSQRSSRKVSSIGHKHRGGKHVSCRTFMV from the coding sequence ATGGGGGAATGGGACTACCTGGGCGGACTCTTCGACACCCTCCAGGCCCACTCGCCGATGCTTGGCCGGTTCTGGCTCTTGCTCATGCTGGTCTTCAGGATTCTGATCTTGGGAACAGTCGCCAGTGACTTGTTCGATGACGAGCAGGAGGAGTTTGCCTGCAACACCCTCCAGCCGGGCTGCAAGCAGGTGTGCTACGACATGGCCTTCCCCATCTCCCAGTACCGATTCTGGGTGTTCCACATTGTCCTCATCGCCACGCCATCTCTGGTCTTCCTCATGTACGCCATGCACCACCACAACAAGAGGGCAGGGCGCTCCCAATCCAGCATaaccagcagccagcagcagagagaggaccGGCGCATACGGAGGCTCTACATCGTCAACGTGGCCTTTCGCTTAGTGGCAGAAATTGGCTTCCTTGTGGGCCAGTGGAAGCTGTACGGCTTCAAGGTGGAGGCCCAGTTCCCCTGCAGCCGCTTCCCCTGCCCCTACACAGTGGACTGCTTCACCTCCCGCCCTGCAGAGAAAAccatcttcctctgcttctACTTCGCCGTGGGGGTGTTATCAGCCTTTGCCAGCTGTGCCGAGTTTCTCTACGGCTCCGTGAAGTGGTTTTGCTTGGGCAAGAAGCCCTACCCCATAGAGCGCACCTGCGACTGCCAGAACTGTGAGAACCTCAAGAACTGCAAgcaagaggagaaggaggaggaggaggagctggccaAAGGAAGGACGGGGTCACAGAGTGCGCCCGGCAGCATGAGGCAGCATGGGGGGTCACAGAGGAGCAGTCGAAAGGTCTCCAGCATCGGCCACAAGCACAGGGGCGGCAAACATGTGAGCTGCAGGACATTCAtggtgtga
- the twnk gene encoding twinkle protein, mitochondrial, giving the protein MWRRLLLKGTSCLLQAVDPRLLHPKLLHPKLLHHRPVSSLCLRLPPHRLLLAHGGTRTYKKDAKSPVELPATPITVTEIKQYFRSKDLPFHDGYSCLHLPSIFVEPAARRDAFSLFVDKTTGQFLCMDTLVEGSWEDLQDCLEVMQKEEQDVLSPHVLLGYPDSVEEQEERDRELREVQRIWSSSVPLTDVPEDEALLIKTMFQITKVSNATLKKFGVRLFKPTKSLVFPWFGGPDLSLKGVKLLSAQSSDTDRVTYNEATVPKCSSYYNLFGLPLVGRMDSEVVLTGHELDTLAVSQATGLPSVALPRGVSCLPPILLPYLEQFKRVTLWLGGDIRSWEASKIFSRKLGLRRCSLVRPGEYRPCPVEALAQGKNLNHIVKASIPAAHKSIVSFKQLREDVYGELLNTEQVAGVKWTRFLELNRILKGHRKGELTVFTGPTGSGKTTFISELALDLCMQGVNTLWGSFEINNVRLAKIMLTQFALQRLEENLEQYDFWADKFEDLPLYFMTFHGQQNIKAVLDTMQHAVYLYDINHVIIDNLQFMMGQENLSVDKFAVQDHIIGAFRKFATNSSCHVTLIIHPRKEEDDRELQTASIFGSAKASQEADNVLILQEKKLVTCPGRRSLQVTKNRFDGDVGIFPLDFLKSSLTFSAPVKSKHKLRKVASKPENEEEEEEGEAAMKKSQGKKEKAEKANKTTKTPKPATGK; this is encoded by the exons ATgtggaggaggctgctgctgaagggcacctcctgcctcctgcaggcCGTGGACCCGAGGCTCCTGCACCCGAAGCTCCTGCACCCGAAGCTCCTGCACCACAGAcctgtctcctccctgtgtctgaGGCTGCCCCCCCACAGGCTCCTCCTGGCCCACGGTGGCACCAGGACCTACAAGAAGGATGCCAAGTCTCCCGTGGAGCTCCCAGCGACCCCCATCACCGTCACTGAGATCAAACAGTACTTCCGCTCCAAGGACCTCCCCTTCCACGACGGCTACAGCTGCCTCCACCTCCCGAGCATCTTCGTGGAGCCGGCGGCGAGGAGGGACGCCTTCTCCCTGTTCGTGGACAAAACCACGGGTCAGTTCCTGTGCATGGACACGCTGGTGGAGGGCAGCTGGGAGGATCTCCAGGACTGTCTGGAGGTGAtgcagaaggaggagcaggacgtcCTCAGCCCCCATGTGCTGCTGGGGTACCCGGACAgcgtggaggagcaggaggagcggGACCGGGAGCTGAGGGAGGTGCAGAGGATCTGGTCCAGCTCCGTGCCGCTCACCGACGTGCCGGAGGACGAAGCTCTGCTGATCAAAACCATGTTCCAG ATCACAAAGGTTTCCAACGCAACCCTGAAGAAGTTTGGTGTGCGGCTGTTCAAACCCACCAAGAGTCTGGTGTTCCCGTGGTTCGGCGGACCCGACCTCTCTCTGAAGGGAGTGAAGCTCCTCTCGGCCCAAAGCAGCGACACCGACCGGGTCACGTACAACGAAGCCACCGTCCCAAAGTGCAGCTCTTACTACAACCTGTTCGGCCTCCCCCTGGTGGGCCGCATGGACTCGGAGGTGGTGCTGACGGGCCACGAGCTGGACACGCTGGCTGTGAGTCAGGCCACGGGTCTCCCCAGCGTCGCTCTCCCACGCGGAGTCAGCTGCCTCCCTCCCATCCTGCTGCCGTACCTGGAGCAGTTCAAGCGGGTGACGCTGTGGCTGGGAGGCGACATCCGCTCCTGGGAGGCGTCCAAGATCTTCTCCCGGAAGCTGGGTCTGAGGCGCTGCTCCCTGGTGCGCCCGGGGGAGTACCGGCCATGTCCTGTGGAGGCGCTGGCTCAGGGGAAGAACTTAAACCACATCGTGAAAGCCTCCATTCCAGCAGCTCACAAGTCCATAGTGTCCTTCAAGCAGCTCCGAGAGGACGTGTACGGGGAGCTGCTGAACACGGAGCAGGTGGCCGGGGTGAAGTGGACCAGGTTCCTGGAGCTCAACCGGATCCTGAAGGGTCATCGCAAGGGGGAGCTGACGGTTTTCACAG GTCCTACTGGCAGTGGGAAGACCACCTTCATCAGTGAGCTGGCTCTGGACCTCTGCATGCAGGGCGTCAACACGTTATGGGGAAGCTTCGAGATCAACAACGTGCGTCTGGCTAAGATCATGCTCACACAGTTCGCCCtgcagaggctggaggagaaCCTGGAGCAGTACGACTTCTGGGCGGACAAGTTCGAAGACCTGCCGCTCTACTTCATGACGTTTCACGGGCAGCAGAACATCAA GGCGGTGCTGGACACGATGCAACATGCTGTTTACCTCTATGACATCAACCACGTCATCATCGACAACCTGCAGTTCATGATGGGACAGGAGAACCTCTCCGTAGACAA GTTCGCAGTTCAGGACCACATCATCGGGGCGTTTAGGAAGTTCGCCACCAACAGCAGCTGCCACGTGACTCTGATCATCCACccgaggaaggaggaggacgatCGGGAGCTGCAGACGGCTTCGATCTTTGGTTCTGCTAAG gccAGCCAGGAAGCCGACAACGTCCTcatcctgcaggagaagaagcTGGTGACGTGTCCGGGCCGCCGGTCCCTGCAGGTCACCAAGAACCGCTTCGACGGGGATGTGGGCATCTTCCCTCTGGACTTCCTCAAGTCCTCGCTCACCTTCTCGGCTCCggttaaaagcaaacacaaactgaggaAGGTCGCCTCCAAGCCGGagaacgaggaagaggaggaggagggcgaggcgGCGATGAAGAAGAGCCAGGGGAAAAAGGAGAAGGCAgagaaagcaaacaaaacaacaaagactcCGAAACCTGCAactggaaaataa
- the mrpl43 gene encoding 39S ribosomal protein L43, mitochondrial has product MSSRGTPSRFLASVLRNGLGRYVPQLKRISIVFSRKAQSSLGVRDFIEEGVVDYAKNNPGTVVYVSPQTIRIPKVVAEYLNGNVREEFVTSKTSPQISELLTKLANQSGLEIMRLRKPFHTDNPSIQGQWHPFTNRPPAIGPLRPLRPQEQDSV; this is encoded by the exons ATGTCTTCCCGGGGGACACCCAGCCGCTTCCTGGCCTCGGTCCTGCGGAACGGACTCGGCCGCTACGTGCCGCAGCTCAAGCGGATCTCCATCGTCTTCTCCAGGAAGGCTCAGAGCTCGCTGGGAgtcag gGACTTCATCGAGGAGGGGGTGGTGGACTACGCCAAGAACAACCCGGGGACCGTGGTGTACGTGTCCCCTCAGACCATCCGGATCCCCAAGGTGGTCGCAGAGTATC TCAACGGCAACGTGAGGGAAGAATTCGTCACCAGCAAAACATCCCCGCAGATTTCAGAGCTTCTGACCAAACTGGCCAATCAGTCCGGCCTGGAGATCATGCGTCTCCGCAAACCTTTCCACACGGACAACCCCAGCATCCAGGGCCAGTGGCACCCGTTCACCAACCGGCCCCCGGCCATCGGGCCCCTCCGGCCCCTCCGGCCCCAGGAGCAGGACTCTGTCTGA